The following proteins are co-located in the Pochonia chlamydosporia 170 chromosome 6, whole genome shotgun sequence genome:
- a CDS encoding unsaturated rhamnogalacturonan hydrolase (similar to Aspergillus oryzae RIB40 XP_001818725.1): MPLTAHGFAANEIHSKIQLLINALVNIKDETGEFLMTLPDGRVIDTKGWDDWEWTHGVGLYGIWKYYQTTGHAKYLQIIEDWFQNRFSAGGTTKNINTMAAFLTLAYVYEQTRNPTYLPWLDNWAEWAYRDLERTKYGGMQHITYLEENDQQLWDDTLMMTVLPLAKIGLVLNRPQYVAEAKKQFLLHIQYLFDAKTGLFFHGWTFREGGHNFARARWARGNSWLTIVIPEFIEMLGLETLDEPLCNHLQATLAAQCEALKTLQSKNGLWRTLLDVAEEDGSYVESSATAGFAFGLLKGQRKRYLPREYQDVAFNAVRGVLGNISADGQLLQTSFGTGMGSDLEFYKKIPITPMPYGQAMAILALVELLNVFV, encoded by the coding sequence ATGCCACTCACAGCACACGGCTTCGCCGCCAACGAAATCCACTCCAAGATCCAACTCCTCATAAACGccctcgtcaacatcaaagaTGAAACCGGCGAATTCCTAATGACCCTCCCCGACGGCCGCGTCATCGACACAAAAGGCTGGGACGACTGGGAATGGACACACGGCGTCGGTCTCTACGGAATATGGAAATACTACCAGACAACAGGCCACGCAAAATACCTCCAAATAATAGAGGACTGGTTCCAGAACCGCTTCTCCGCCGGCGGCACCACGAaaaacatcaacaccatggccgcGTTCCTCACCCTCGCATACGTGTACGAACAGACGCGCAATCCAACCTACCTCCCCTGGCTGGACAACTGGGCCGAATGGGCGTACCGGGACCTCGAGCGCACAAAGTACGGGGGCATGCAGCACATTACGTACCTGGAAGAAAACGACCAGCAGCTGTGGGACGATACgctgatgatgacggtgcTGCCGCTCGCGAAGATTGGGCTGGTGCTGAATCGGCCGCAGTATGTGGCGGAAGCGAAGAAGCAGTTCTTACTGCACATTCAGTATTTATTTGATGCGAAGACGGGGCTGTTCTTTCATGGGTGGACGTTTCGTGAAGGAGGGCATAATTTCGCGAGGGCCCGCTGGGCAAGGGGGAATAGTTGGCTGACGATTGTGATTCCCGAGTTTATCGAGATGTTGGGGCTGGAGACATTGGATGAGCCGCTGTGCAACCACTTGCAAGCTACGTTGGCTGCGCAGTGTGAGGCGCTGAAGACGCTTCAGTCGAAGAATGGGCTTTGGCGTACGCTGCTGGACgttgcggaggaggatggctCGTATGTCGAGTCGAGTGCCACTGCTGGTTTTGCATTCGGCTTGTTGAAGGGTCAGAGGAAACGGTATCTGCCTCGGGAATATCAGGATGTGGCCTTTAATGCTGTAAGGGGTGTATTGGGTAATATTAGTGCGGACGGTCAGTTGCTACAGACGTCGTTTGGGACGGGCATGGGGTCGGATTTGGAGTTTTATAAGAAGATTCCTATCACACCTATGCCGTATGGCCAGGCTATGGCGATACTGGCTCTGGTTGAGTTGTTGAACGTATTCGTATAG
- a CDS encoding allantoate permease (similar to Neosartorya fischeri NRRL 181 XP_001262530.1) codes for MARSQHHDSAAATVDDQVENTMETVLSNDVKKDHTDYDRVDKELAKYISDARITISPEKNEELRRKIDRRILAVMISTYFLQAIDKGTMSFASIMGIRDDTHLSKQDYNWLTTCVFLTILVVEYPQNYIIARVPIAKYLSFNIMAWGAVLASTAACSNFAGLVAVRTLLGLFESVCQPTFVVLSAMWYKREEQASRVTYWYMMNGAQQIVGGLLAYCFSLIKTGPLKSWQWLFLIYGVISVFFGLFVMWWMPDSPMRAKCFTEEDKHLMVERVRDNQTGMQNRKWKKEQFIEGLTDPQVWGYCLIQLCTTLPTSGLGAFQGIIIQSMGFSVLETQLLAMVLGFYIIIVLLGSSWLVKKTNQNLYVMGAFVIPSFIGTICLMTVPLDTRSQKIGLVVCYNITMSFWAAQTLALSMLSRNIAGQTKKTVAVAMNFIIWATGNAIGPQVFLYWNAPRYFIAFATHLGCYSLLVIVILALRFYLVRQNNKRDELAAAGVHEARDDRMLHAWEDLTDKENPNFRYVF; via the exons ATGGCGCGttctcaacaccatgatTCTGCTGCCGCCACAGTGGACGATCAAGTTGAGAATACGATGGAGACGGTTCTCTCTAATGATGTCAAAAAAGACCATACCGACTACGACCGAGTCGACAAAGAACTCGCCAAATACATCTCAGATGCCAGAATTACAATATCTCCcgagaagaatgaagaacTGCGGCGAAAAATCGATCGACGCATCTTGGCGGTCATGATATCGACGTATTTCTTGCAGGCTattgacaaaggcaccaTGTCATTTGCTTCTATTATGGGCATTCGAGACGATACACATCTGAGTAAACAAGAT TACAACTGGTTGACAACATGCGTCTTCCTTACGATCCTCGTCGTTGAATACCCCCAAAACTACATAATTGCCCGCGTTCCCATTGCGAAGTACCTCAGTTTCAACATCATGGCCTGGGGAGCCGTGCTCGCATCCACAGCCGCATGCAGCAACTTTGCAGGCCTTGTCGCTGTGCGCACATTGCTCGGCCTCTTCGAGTCGGTTTGCCAGCCGACGTTTGTAGTGCTGTCTGCCATGTGGTATAAGCGAGAGGAGCAGGCCTCTCGAGTGACATACTG GTACATGATGAATGGAGCGCAGCAAATTGTAGGCGGCCTCCTAGCATACTGCTTCAGTCTCATCAAAACCGGACCCCTCAAGTCCTGGCAGTGGCTGTTCCTCATCTACGGCGTCATctccgtcttcttcggcctcTTCGTCATGTGGTGGATGCCCGATTCCCCCATGCGGGCAAAGTGCTTCACCGAGGAGGACAAACACCTCATGGTCGAAAGAGTCCGCGACAATCAGACCGGTATGCAGAACCGAAAGTGGAAAAAGGAGCAGTTCATCGAGGGTCTCACGGATCCCCAAGTCTGGGGGTATTGTCTAATCCAACTCTGTACCACGCTGCCAACTTCTGGGCTCGGTGCGTTCCAAGGCATTATTATTCAGAGCATGGGATTTTCCGTGCTAGAGACACAATTGCTGGCTATGGTTTTGGGCTTCTATATCATTATTGTGCTTCTTGGTTCGTCGTGGCTagtgaagaagacgaatCAGAATCTCTATGTAATGGGTGCTTTTGTGATTCC GTCCTTTATTGGAACAATTTGCCTAATGACGGTTCCGCTAGACACGCGAAGCCAAAAGATTGGCCTCGTGGTATGCTacaacatcacaatgtcCTTCTGGGCAGCTCAAACGCTAGCACTGTCCATGCTATCGCGCAACATCGCAggccagaccaagaagacagTTGCGGTGGCGATGAATTTCATCATTTGGGCTACAGGAAATGCTATCG GCCCCCAGGTCTTCTTGTATTGGAATGCGCCTCGATACTTTATTGCGTTTGCTACACACCTCGGATGCTATAGTTTATTGGTGATTGTCATTCTTGCCTTGAGATTCTATCTCGTGAGACAGAACAATAAGCGGGATGAGCTAGCGGCTGCTGGAGTGCACGAGGCTCGCGACGACAGGATGTTGCATGCCTGGGAGGATTTGACGGATAAGGAGAACCCCAACTTCCGTTATGTCTTTTAG